AAATGTTTGTCTTCAAGTATTGGGAGTAGATAATATTACCTATAAGGGAATACTTCAAAGTGAAATTTCTTATTTAAATAGTGTTGAATATAAGGGATCTCAACCAACATTTATATTCAATCCATTTCAAATAAGTGAAGATAGTATTTCAAAATTGCCATCTAATGGCGATAGTAAAAATACAAAGATTTATGATCCTAGCTTAAAAAAGCAGTTAGATCAATCAAAACCTGAGGTATTAATATATCATAGTCATACTACTGAAAATTACAGTGCAACAGAACAGGATAGTTTAGATGAGAACACAAATGTTGTTGGAGTTGGTGATGTTCTTGCCAATGAACTTCAAGAGAATTATGGTATTTCTGTAATACATGATAAGACTAATCATAGTGTTTCTTATAATGACAGTTATACAAGATCAGGAGAAACGGTTGATAAATATTTGCAAAAATATGGAGACTTTAAAATGATTATAGATTTGCATAGAGATTCATTAGATGATAAGTCAGCGACAACAACAGAAGTTTATGGCATGAGTGCAGCTAAAATAATGTTTGTAAATGCTGAGAACAGTACAAGATACGCAAAAAATAAAGAGCTCACAGAAAAAGTGTTTAATAAGACCTCAGAGTTATTTCCGAATTTGCCGATAAAAATATTAACCTATCATAGAGGGAAAAATGCATTTAATCAAAGCAAAAGTGATGGATGTTTACTTTTTGAAATAGGTGCTAATAAGAATACTCCAGAAGAATCAAAAGTTACAGCACAGTGTATGGCAAGAGTAATTGCAGAAATCATAAACAAAAAGTGAGTAAAAAATAATAGATATATTAAAATCATGAGTTTAAATGAAAGAAATTTCAAAAGAAACTCATGATTTTTCGGAGCAGTAGATAGTTTTTTTGTAAAAATAAAACTATCTACTGTTTTTTAGCTTATCCTTCCAAATAAAATGCATGTATAATGTTTGATTTTTTACTTTATTTAGATAGGTAATTTGAATTAATAATCTTTATACAATCTTTATACAAATTAGCAAAGTTTAATCCAATCTTTATGTTATAAGGAGTATTATTCAGATATGGAAATTGAATATTAAAGGAGGAAGGATAATGTTGGATGTCATATTTTTCGCATTATTAATTATAGGATTTTGCTCTGTAAAATTTTTTGCTAATTGGTGTGAGAAACAAGTAAATAAATAAAAGAAATAATTGGGGGAATGTATATGTGGATGTTAATTGGAATTATAGTTTTACTTTTTGGATATTTAAGTTATGTACTATTTAATCCAGAAAAATTTTAATTATTAAAAGTAAAGCAGGAGGAATAATTTATGGAATGGTTACAAATAATAATATCTTTGCTACTTTTTATGCTAATCATAGTGCCACTTGGAAAATATTTATACTATGTTAGTACTGGTGAAAAAACATTTGCTGACAAGCTTTTTAATCCAATAGATAATTTAATTTATAAAATATGCAGAATAAATAAAGATGAAGAAATGAATTGGAAGGAATATGTTTTTTCTATTATAGCAGTTAATGCAGTTATGGTATTTATAGGATATATAATACTTAGAGCTCAGGGGGGGCTGTTTCTAAATCCAAATAAAATAGATGGAATGGAGCAGAGTTTATCCTTTAATACAATTATAAGCTTTATGACAAACACAAATCTTCAAGATTATAGTGGAGAATCGGGACTTTCTCATTTAAGTCAAATGATTGTTATTATTTTTATGATGTTTACATCAGCAGCAACAGGTTTTGCAGCAGCTCTTGCATTTATGAGAGGAATAATTGGAAAAAAGGGAATGGGAAACTTTTTCGTTGATATAACAAGAATAACAACAAGAGTTTTATTGCCATTCTCAATAGTAATAGGACTTCTTTTAGTAAGTCAAGGAGTACCGCAAACTTTATCAGGAACTAAAACAGTAACCACAATAGAAGGAAAAATGCAGGATATAGCAATGGGTCCTGTAGCAGCACTTGAAGCAATAAAGCACATAGGAACTAATGGTGGTGGTTTCTTTGGTGCTAATTCAGCGCATCCTTTTGAAAATCCTACACCTTT
The window above is part of the Clostridium saccharoperbutylacetonicum N1-4(HMT) genome. Proteins encoded here:
- the kdpF gene encoding K(+)-transporting ATPase subunit F, with the translated sequence MLIGIIVLLFGYLSYVLFNPEKF
- a CDS encoding stage II sporulation protein P, which translates into the protein MIYMGRGGNKGETSKLLKVKENVNMGFIVIVLIASILFIRLGTVLTNNKERGAFAYVQLLNLGMPIIESQVYDEGTYAENKLSLKNVCLQVLGVDNITYKGILQSEISYLNSVEYKGSQPTFIFNPFQISEDSISKLPSNGDSKNTKIYDPSLKKQLDQSKPEVLIYHSHTTENYSATEQDSLDENTNVVGVGDVLANELQENYGISVIHDKTNHSVSYNDSYTRSGETVDKYLQKYGDFKMIIDLHRDSLDDKSATTTEVYGMSAAKIMFVNAENSTRYAKNKELTEKVFNKTSELFPNLPIKILTYHRGKNAFNQSKSDGCLLFEIGANKNTPEESKVTAQCMARVIAEIINKK